A segment of the Vicugna pacos chromosome 25, VicPac4, whole genome shotgun sequence genome:
GGGCTACGCGGGCCGCGTGCTGCCCTCGGACTTGGACCTGCTGCTGCACATGAACAACGCGCGCTACCTACGCGAGGCCGACGTGGCGCGCGCCGCGCACCTGGCCCGCTGCGGCGTGCTCGGGGCGTTGCGTTCTCTTGGGGCCCGGGCCGTGCTGGCCGCTTCGTGCGCGCGCTACCGCCGCTCGCTGCGCCTGCTCGAGCCGTTCGAGGTGCGCACCCGCTTGCTGGGCTGGGACGACCGCGCCTTCTACCTGGAGGCGCGCTTCATCAGTCTACGAGACGGCTTCGTGTGCGCGCTGGTGCGTTCTCGCCAGCACGTGCTGGGCACCTCCCCGGAGCGCGTCGTGCAGCACCTGTGCAAGCGCCGGGTGAGCATCCCCCGTCCCGAGTTCACTCCTTCCGCCGGACCCGGAGGACTCCtgatccctgcccccagccctaggAAGGCCCAGTGCCTACCCCTCCTTGAAGTGCCTCTGCCCTGCTAAGTAGTGCTCCAGCGCTTTCTTTTGGACCCAGGGCCTTTTTCACTGATGCTGTTCTTACTGGGACCTTCCCAGGTCCCCTGATCAACTTTTCATAGTCAGATTCAGTCGGAGTGTGGAGTCAGCCTCACCGGTCCTTGGTTCTGAatggaggatggaggaaggagggggaggttGTCCGTGGAGGAGGTTTCTGGGAGTTCTCAAGGACCTGGGattcccttcacctagcttagaGCTAAGGGGCTGGGTCACCATCACCTAGGTGTGGGGTGGGGATTGAGTCCCAGAGAGTTGCAGGCCCTTCTGCCTTTTGCAGGTGGAGAGAAGAAGGCCACAGCATCTGCCTGAGGCTCAAGGCCtttccccaggccctgctcctccTGGTACAGCATGGCCTGCTACTGCTGCATGGCAGCCGGGCCCTGGGGATGCCGCCATGGTGATGGCTGCTGGGGCAGGCTCCTGCCGCAAGCAGGTTCCTAAAATCGTGCCTGGAGCCTCCGTGCCAGAGCTAGGGACTCCCAGACCCATAGGTGCTCTCAGGCAGGGCAGTGCCATCTCTGGCCCTGGACCAGAGCAGAGGGACACAGCCTCACCTTAATCTAAGAGGCCAGCCTTTCCTTTATATCAGAggggggaaactgagactcagagaggcgaTGGGAGCTGCCCgaggctgcacagcaggccaCAGGCTTAGCCCCCtggttttctgtctctgttgAGTCAGGAACACCCCCATAGGGCCTgggtctctccccaccccacacccccagaGATGCTCTGTGTGTCCCTGCATGTGTCCGGAGGCCAGCAGGTGGCCATTGATGCCTTAAATTGATGAGCTGAGTGCTGTGACCGAaagatggaggagagggagtCAAGACCACTTTCCCTCAGGGGAGGGTGCCACATGGTCAGGTGTGGGCTGATGCGTGAGGTCCACATGAGAAGTGAGGGGGTTCATACCGCAGCATGGCAGGGATGCCCCGACGATGCCCAGCCACAGATAGGAGGGCCAGGGCATGGCCAGGAGTCACCCAGCCTGAGCCCTTGGGGCGGGAGGGTCCCGGATGCGACCTGGGATTTAGTGTGGGGCAGGCTGAGTCCAGTGCCCAGGGATCCACATGGACAGTGTGGCCTTGTGGGGAGAGCTTGGCTGCAGCCGAGTCTGGCTCTGGTCGTTAcagctgggctgggaggaggatGCGTCCAAGAGccaggcccagctctgcccagaCTCGCCCAGTAACCTGGCTCTGTGCACCTCTGCCCAGCCCCCCTGACGCTCCTTCCTCCCTGAGAGCCCCCAAAGCCCCACTTCAGGGCCTCAGACCCCTCCACCTGGCCCAGTCTCTCACCTGCCCCCATCACAAAATGGCCGGGTTGGCAGGGAAGTGGCAGGTGTGGCTGAGTAGGAGGGCGGGCAGTGGTGGTGGTCAGGCTCAGAGCCAACCTGGGAGGTGGAGTCCAGCTCCCGTTGGCGCACTGAAAACGAGAGGGGCTCAGACAagcccctgcccagggctctcccagcagTCACTCTACTCTGGATTCTGTTCCCACAGGCCTCTGGTcactctgggtctcctgccatctgCTGCTGGCCTCAGAGGGTTTTGCCCGGGTTCTGGGGATGTGCAGAGGgcgtgggcttggggaagacagGCCCAACAAAGGCAGGGTGGTGTCTCGAAAGCTAGGATGGGGGAGAGGAAGCACCAAGGGGCCTGGGAGGGTGTCAGGGAGGGGATAcctggaaggggaggaggagaacaCCCCCTTGGGGCCGGGGAACAgcattcaggcagagggaacagcatgagcagAGGTGTGAGGGCAGCAACCTGGCTGGGTCCCCCTCCCCACAATGCTGCTCATCCACAGGGCAGCGGGTGGCCTATGGGAGTCTCaccctgctctcccctgcaggtggagCCCCCTGAGCTGCCGGAAGACCTGCAGCACTGGATTGCCTACAATGAGGCCAGCAGCCAGCTGCTCCGGGCCGAGAGTGGGCTCAGCGATGTCGTCAAGGACGAGTGACCACCGCAGCTGgcctgccctgcccaccagccTTGGCCTGGGGGCAACTGCCTATCCTTCCCCGCCTGCCGCCGGCAGAGAGTGGAAAATGGGCTGGCTGGGCTAGGCTCTCTCCAAACTGGAGTAGCCTGGCGACCAGCCGGGCCCCATTCACATGCTCAgggccctcccccgcccccattaCCCATGCCCCTCTATGCCTCATCCTGCACTGAGCATGGGATGGGGGTGACAGAGGCACCCAGACCAGCTCTGCCCTCAGGGCAGTGCTGATGGGCAAAGTGGGGGCCCCTGGCCCTTGGCCTGCagcctgtggggggtgggggatggccCGCCCTGCAGGTGAGCCAGGCTTCCAAGGGCCTGAGTGCTTGGAGCAGGGGACCACCTCGAGTTGCCCTGAGCCCTGCTGGAGCTTGGAGTCTGAGCTGCTGTTGGGGGCACAGCAGAGCTGAGGCTGGCCAGGCCAGGGCCTCGAGACCTGACTCAGGGACAGCCAGGagctgcaggggagggagggagggggagggcctGCAGCAGAGACTTGTGGCCCCAGAGAGTGTGCTGAGGCCAGTGCAGGTCCACTGGCGCAGGGGCCCCTGTGGAGGTGGGTAGCTCCCATAGCTGGGGGTGTCCTAATTGGGGCCTGCTGCTAAGGAGAGCTGGGAGGTGGGCATCTGCCTGGGTGCCTTCACCCTTCTGCACCCCTCAGCACCCATAAGGCCGTGCTTGTGATGCTGGGCGGGGCCCTGCTTTATCTGGGCCTGCAGCACCCCAGACTGTCCACCCACTGGGGCTGTCCTTGCCTGACATCTGGCCCCGCTattgattttttctttcctgctctaAGAGCTGCCTCTCTTGATAGGCTGAGACTGGAGAGAGGTCTTCGTGGCTGCTGGGTCCTGGCAGCTGCTTTTGGGGCTCCCTGATGGGTTCACCAGCCTGCTGCAATGGTGGCTGAGGTCTCCCGCTCCTGCCCAGTCCCTTGCCTTGCAGCTGCAGAAAGGGAGGCCTGGAGAGAAGCAGGCATTGGCCCGGAGCCTCCAGGAGCACCAGGGGCAAAGTGAGGCGGGCCTTGGTCCCTGGCTGGCTGGGGACCCTGAGGTCAGGTCCCTGGGTGTAGGATTGCTGCTTGCCATGTGTGTGACTGCCCAGGGCAGGGTGCCTGCTTGCAGCTGCCCCCGCCGGCCCTCGGGACAGGGCAGAGCAGCTGGGGCCTGGAACTGCCTCCTTGCCGCCCCGTTCCAGAAACCCCATTGCCAGCTGGAGCCAAGAGCACAGCCACGCCCCGATCCCGCGCCATCCCCACGCTGTCGTCCACCTTACAGCTGCCATGGGAAAGCTGCAATATTGCCATTTTATTTAAAGGAAGCCCAAGATTAAAGGGTGTTAAATGTGAGTGTGCTGGGGAGTCCTCATTTCTGAGGCCCACCCCCGCCAGGGAAGTGGCGGGCCACTTACAGCTGTGGAGGGGGGTGTTGCCCAAATTGTTATATGAACTTTGGGGCCAGGCTGGCAGGGCAGGACTCGTCCCTGGTCCATGGAGCATGGGACCAAGGCCAGAAAGGAGTTGCCCAAAGCCTCTTACAGCCCCTGGCCCTCCTCATCCACAGTCCTCCACAGGGGCTTGTGAGGTTGTGCCCCAGATTCTGGGTCTGggcccccaggcccctgggggGGTCACTAGGCAGAGTCGGGGGAGGCACGTGGGGACACAGGTCAGTGGGCCTTCATGGGTGGGGGGGATGGGTGGGGGCGGAGTACAGGGATATTCTGCAGGGCCCCCTGAGAGGACACAGGGCAGGTGAGTGAGGGGGGTGTCTGTGCCCTGACCTTCTGCCCAGGAGGGCCCAGGCGGACTTGAGAAAGAGCAGTTGGAAGCAGCTGTGTTTGCAGCAGGCACTCAGGGATGCGGCAGCGGGAGTGGAGAAGCACGTGGCAGGTCAGTGGTCTGCTGCCCTTTCCGTCTCCCGCCAGGTCTGAGGGCCTTGGGGCCTGACAGGCTGTGCCTCACGCCTGCCCTGAGCCAGTGGCATCCGCATCAGATGTCTGTTTCTCTTCACTTAAGAGACGTTGGCACAGGTGCTGTGGGCCACGAGgcaggggggttggggggggtcaTGGCAGTTGTCTGAGTTGAGCATTGTCAGCCGGGACAAGTTTACAAATGGGACTGCAGACAGGAAATGGTGCCCCCAGGTGGTCTAGGCCCAGGCAGGTCCAGCCAGTGGTTCTGAGTGGCTGGCTGGGACTctggagcagggcaggggctggggagcccggctgggggtGCCTGGCCGTAGTCTGCCCTGCTTGGCACCCTGTGTGTGGGAGGCGACCAGGGGGGTGTGGTTCAAGATGTTCAAGGGCATCTGGGCTGAGTGTGGCTGTTCCCCGGGGCATGGGGACTTCTCTGTCCACTTCAGGGAGATGCACCCCAGCTgagggggcagggggacaggAGGACAGGAGGCTCTCAGTCTATGTTTGGAGGACAGACCATGGGGGGGTGTCTCAGTCCTgggcaggtggcagggagggCCAGGGCAGAGGATGGGATGGAGAGGACCTGGTGGCCGATCTCTGGGTGTCTGGGGTATGAGACCCTGACCTGGCTGCCCCTGGGAGGAGCCTGAGGGGCGCACGCCCTCTGCTGGCCACGCTTGAGCAGAGCGGAGGCCTTGCAGGTGCCCCCGGCCGCCCACCAGCCTTCCTGGGGGATGGGCGGCTGCCAAGCCTCTCCCATCTGCCCTTCCCGCCTCAGAGACCTGAAGGCACCCTCCCTGTGGCTCTGCTGGTGAAGCTGAGGCGGAGTGACTTGGGCTTGCTCAGACCCCAAGGGGAGGCCGTAGCCCTGGCTTCTTGCCTCCAAATGCAGGGTCCAGTGGGGCTGTCTGGAGGTTTGGCCATACACAGAATCTGGAAAATGCCCGGCCCAGAAAGCCCAATGGAAACTTGTGCCTGGAGAGGGGCATTGACGCCCCTGGGGTAACTCAGGCTCCTGCCTCCACCTGCCTACAG
Coding sequences within it:
- the THEM6 gene encoding protein THEM6, with translation MLELLVAVLALALAYFALLDGWYLVRVPCAVLRARLLQPRVRDLLAEQGYAGRVLPSDLDLLLHMNNARYLREADVARAAHLARCGVLGALRSLGARAVLAASCARYRRSLRLLEPFEVRTRLLGWDDRAFYLEARFISLRDGFVCALVRSRQHVLGTSPERVVQHLCKRRVEPPELPEDLQHWIAYNEASSQLLRAESGLSDVVKDE